From the genome of Petrotoga miotherma DSM 10691:
AGTATCCTAAACAACCTGTCTTAATAACTTCAATGTTTTCTAAGTTTTCTTCTTCTATCTTTTTTAGAAGCTCTTCGTATGTTTCATCGGATCCAGCTGAGATTCCACAAGTTCCTAGAGCAACTTTTAATACAATTTTATTTTTATTCTCTTTTTCTTTGAGTTCATTTATCAACGATTCTAATTGCTCTAAACTCTTTAATTTAGGCATAGAAAAACCCTCCTATCAACTATTTTTCTCTTTGGCTCTATAATCTCGAATTATTCTTCTTACATCGTTTCTTTTGAGTCTTCCATGTACTTTTTCCCCTATTTTTACAACAGGTGCCAAACCACATGCACCTAAACATCTAACGGGATGAATGGAAAATAATCCATCCTCGGTTACCTCTTCTTCTTCAACATTTAAAATCTTTTTGAATTCGTCTAAGAGTTCATTTGCTCCGCCTACGTAGCAAGCTGTTCCTAGGCATACGCTTATAGGATACTTGCCTTTAGGCTTTGTGGTGAAAAAGTTATAAAAAGTTACAACACCATAAACTT
Proteins encoded in this window:
- a CDS encoding (2Fe-2S) ferredoxin domain-containing protein gives rise to the protein MPKLKSLEQLESLINELKEKENKNKIVLKVALGTCGISAGSDETYEELLKKIEEENLENIEVIKTGCLGYCYAEPTVEVNEPGKEPVLYGNVTKAKVKDLVKTHLVEGKIAEELIIEETHKKAI
- a CDS encoding complex I 24 kDa subunit family protein, translated to MEELLESKLKDVETYLDSIDLNDKTEEERRSLLIEVLHKVQENLGYIPNEVQKLVAQRLKVSSSQVYGVVTFYNFFTTKPKGKYPISVCLGTACYVGGANELLDEFKKILNVEEEEVTEDGLFSIHPVRCLGACGLAPVVKIGEKVHGRLKRNDVRRIIRDYRAKEKNS